One Sporomusaceae bacterium DNA segment encodes these proteins:
- a CDS encoding glycosyltransferase family 2 protein — translation MDLSIIVPTYNERENVRTITERISTALAGCGYSYELLFVDDSSDDTPAILAALAERYPGVAFVHREGERGLASAVVKGFSLSTGGCIIVMDADLQHPPELLPVMMKRLASADMVIPSRFISGGSDGGLNVFRKLVSWTARMIGRMSIKRLRAISDCTSGYFGLRRSVIANARLNPIGWKILMEVLVKGEYHAVHEIPYAFVARDSGTSKMSWRDQYDYLRHIIRLARHNPEDARFFTFCLVGAAGVPVNLLGLTVLLNFFTADVAFASVAASFVAMVHNFLWNDSITWRMQNKPVLWRRWKQFIQFAFVSALSIAITAAFAHTFFANGWSPVAGQLVGIVLATWWSFMANDRWTWSRPEPRPELVVTREYAGDTP, via the coding sequence ATGGATTTAAGCATAATTGTACCGACTTATAACGAGCGTGAAAATGTCCGGACGATTACGGAGAGGATTTCTACGGCCCTGGCGGGATGCGGCTATTCGTACGAGTTGCTGTTTGTCGACGACAGCAGCGATGATACTCCGGCCATCTTGGCGGCGCTGGCCGAGCGGTATCCTGGCGTAGCATTCGTCCACCGCGAAGGTGAAAGGGGCCTTGCTTCTGCGGTGGTAAAGGGGTTCTCGCTGTCGACCGGCGGCTGTATAATCGTGATGGATGCCGATTTGCAGCATCCGCCGGAACTTCTGCCGGTAATGATGAAGCGTCTGGCCAGTGCGGACATGGTTATCCCCAGCCGCTTTATCAGCGGCGGCTCGGACGGCGGCCTTAATGTTTTTCGCAAGCTTGTGTCCTGGACGGCCAGGATGATTGGCCGCATGTCGATTAAGCGGCTTCGGGCAATTTCGGATTGCACGAGCGGCTATTTTGGACTTCGCCGCAGTGTTATCGCGAACGCCAGGCTTAACCCCATCGGTTGGAAGATTCTTATGGAGGTGCTTGTGAAGGGCGAGTACCACGCAGTACATGAGATTCCGTACGCGTTTGTCGCCCGTGACAGCGGCACCTCTAAAATGAGCTGGCGGGATCAGTACGATTATTTGCGCCATATTATCCGCCTGGCGCGGCATAATCCCGAGGATGCGCGTTTTTTCACTTTCTGCTTGGTCGGGGCCGCCGGCGTCCCCGTCAACTTGCTCGGCTTGACGGTTTTGCTGAATTTCTTTACTGCTGACGTCGCTTTCGCCTCGGTGGCAGCATCCTTTGTGGCGATGGTGCACAATTTCCTCTGGAATGACAGCATCACCTGGCGGATGCAAAACAAACCGGTTTTATGGCGGCGCTGGAAGCAATTTATTCAGTTTGCATTCGTTTCGGCCCTCAGCATCGCGATCACGGCCGCTTTTGCCCATACGTTTTTCGCCAACGGCTGGAGTCCTGTCGCCGGTCAGCTTGTCGGCATCGTTCTCGCTACCTGGTGGAGCTTCATGGCTAACGACCGTTGGACATGGAGCCGCCCCGAGCCCCGCCCCGAGCTAGTCGTCACTCGCGAGTACGCCGGCGATACGCCGTAA
- a CDS encoding mannosyltransferase family protein, with amino-acid sequence MNRYLFATTGIWRPILLHSVIVLSSVWLATSLPAHIPAGFINPNLVDMPPIAASLIKWDAHWYTYIAAQGYDEKSVVFFPMLIVLIRAAAGLGFSHSIAGLLVCNLFALLSFKVMHAAFRRDFSDRTADRALLAYAVMPTSFFLNSVYTEPLFLTFSLACVYFARQGEWWPAGICAALAALTRNLGVCLFFLVAYELYLSRKADGRPAWDLLTPFLAPAALLGYMAYNALTFGDPLAFVHSQQAWGRSFGWPADNYIRNLGLLGALWPNTQAGIALDAFLVLTGLAGLGAATLSRRQAVPVSYLFVGWVWFLIPLFSTSSFLPLYSMSRFLLVVFPLYIVFTAMPRAIFVCFLVVNALLLSLCTILFVNWYWVG; translated from the coding sequence ATGAACCGTTACCTGTTCGCGACCACAGGGATTTGGCGCCCTATTCTCCTGCACTCGGTAATTGTGCTTTCTTCCGTTTGGCTGGCGACCAGTCTGCCCGCCCACATTCCCGCCGGGTTTATAAACCCGAATCTTGTTGACATGCCGCCGATCGCCGCCTCGTTAATTAAGTGGGACGCACATTGGTATACGTATATTGCCGCTCAAGGCTACGACGAAAAAAGCGTTGTCTTTTTTCCCATGCTTATTGTTCTCATCCGCGCCGCGGCCGGTCTGGGATTCAGTCACTCTATCGCCGGGCTGCTTGTCTGCAACCTGTTTGCTCTCTTGAGTTTCAAAGTAATGCACGCTGCCTTCCGCCGCGACTTTTCGGATCGCACGGCGGACAGAGCTCTTTTGGCCTACGCGGTGATGCCGACCTCTTTTTTCTTGAACAGCGTTTACACCGAGCCCCTGTTCCTGACCTTTTCTCTCGCATGCGTATACTTTGCCCGTCAGGGGGAGTGGTGGCCGGCGGGAATCTGCGCTGCCTTGGCGGCCCTTACCCGCAATCTCGGCGTATGTCTCTTTTTTTTGGTCGCCTATGAGCTATACCTGAGCCGCAAAGCTGACGGTCGGCCGGCCTGGGATCTGCTGACGCCCTTTCTGGCTCCGGCTGCCCTGCTAGGGTATATGGCCTATAATGCGCTTACTTTCGGCGACCCCCTCGCGTTTGTCCACTCCCAGCAGGCTTGGGGGCGGTCTTTCGGCTGGCCGGCGGATAACTATATCCGCAACCTGGGCCTCCTGGGAGCCCTATGGCCCAACACCCAGGCCGGTATTGCCCTCGACGCTTTTCTGGTGTTGACCGGACTGGCCGGGCTCGGGGCAGCCACGCTTTCCCGCCGGCAAGCCGTCCCGGTGTCCTACCTCTTTGTAGGCTGGGTATGGTTTCTCATCCCGTTGTTTTCCACCTCTTCATTTCTCCCTTTGTATAGCATGTCCCGCTTCTTGCTCGTCGTCTTCCCGCTTTATATCGTTTTCACCGCCATGCCGAGAGCGATCTTCGTCTGCTTTCTGGTCGTAAACGCTCTGCTGCTGTCGCTGTGCACCATCCTGTTTGTGAATTGGTATTGGGTCGGATGA